In Dermacentor silvarum isolate Dsil-2018 chromosome 2, BIME_Dsil_1.4, whole genome shotgun sequence, the following proteins share a genomic window:
- the LOC119440995 gene encoding uncharacterized protein LOC119440995, whose amino-acid sequence MSLFGAPCKLQCVYRHPADSERPLFFLIDPVHLLKCVRNNWINQRNAGTCMFFPSPTGPSEKPPILTASFKTLRELHSKEQSQQIKSAPTLTTKALNPSNIERQNVMLALKIFNPSTAAALRTCGPRLQFEHVVRTAEFLEIIKWWSILNVKTCNKGIRLRDELQSPITSVTSPQVQFLLSVVKWLDLWQSLKFDTGILTRETHSALRLTTDTLVKVTKYFLEEMHFDYVLLGKFQTDCLEERFGKYRQLAGAQYHISIRQMYESERKLRLQNILELPEMETATAAVAVNDDVLDKFDIEVADDDYQKNAPNLHATTYVAGYCAHAAFKKLSYMSCKGNLMLEDNIEVEGGELVQAMTRGGLKFPEPAITNAVLTAEIVLDKLRSEQYATQFHALPNQKEALWALTHDLIIDSIDFDVCENGHTPRVVMHHVLCAAANTLLSNFCKRKK is encoded by the coding sequence ATGTCACTTTTTGGGGCGCCCTGCAAACTTCAATGTGTATATAGACACCCTGCAGACTCTGAACGCCCACTTTTCTTTCTAATTGACCCTGTACACTTATTGAAGTGTGTGAGAAACAATTGGATCAATCAGCGAAATGCTGGAACGTGCATGTTCTTTCCTAGCCCCACAGGACCTAGCGAAAAACCACCTATACTCACAGCTTCATTTAAAACTCTTCGAGAGCTTCACTCAAAAGAACAGAGTCAGCAGATTAAGTCTGCACCAACGCTTACAACAAAAGCTCTTAATCCATCGAACATTGAGCGCCAAAATGTCATGCTTGCGCTAAAAATTTTCAACCCTTCTACAGCGGCAGCTCTTCGGACATGTGGGCCGAGACTTCAGTTCGAGCATGTGGTTCGAACTGCAGAGTTTTTAGAAATAATAAAGTGGTGGAGCATTCTGAATGTAAAGACATGCAACAAGGGCATTCGGCTTCGTGACGAGCTGCAGTCACCTATTACATCAGTAACAAGTCCCCAGGTCCAGTTTTTGTTGAGTGTAGTCAAGTGGCTAGATCTGTGGCAGTCACTCAAGTTTGACACAGGCATACTTACAAGGGAGACGCACAGTGCCCTCCGTCTCACGACAGACACCTTAGTAAAAGTGACAAAATATTTCTTAGAGGAAATGCACTTTGACTATGTGCTGTTAGGAAAGTTTCAGACCGATTGTTTGGAAGAGAGGTTTGGCAAGTATCGCCAACTCGCTGGTGCGCAATACCACATATCCATAAGACAAATGTATGAGTCTGAGCGAAAACTTCGTCTGCAAAATATTTTGGAGCTCCCAGAAATGGAAACTGCAACAGCTGCAGTGGCAGTAAACGATGATGTGCTCGACAAGTTTGACATTGAGGTTGCAGACGATGACTATCAGAAGAACGCACCGAATCTCCATGCAACCACCTACGTTGCTGGTTACTGTGCCCATGCTGCATTCAAAAAACTTTCATACATGTCTTGCAAAGGAAATTTGATGCTAGAAGACAACATTGAGGTTGAAGGTGGGGAATTAGTGCAGGCCATGACCCGTGGCGGTCTCAAGTTTCCTGAGCCTGCAATAACAAACGCTGTTCTTACAGCAGAAATAGTTCTGGACAAACTGAGGAGCGAACAGTATGCAACACAATTTCATGCACTGCCAAATCAAAAGGAGGCTCTTTGGGCACTCACACATGATTTAATAATTGACAGCATTGATTTCGATGTGTGTGAGAATGGACACACCCCGCGAGTGGTGATGCACCACGTCCTATGTGCAGCAGCTAACACGTTATTAAGTAActtttgcaaaagaaaaaaatga